The stretch of DNA ATCAATGGTCAAATCGTGTCTAGACCAATGATGTACCTAGCATTGACTTACGATCATAGACTACTGGATGGGAGAGAGGCAGTTACCTTTTTAAGAACCATCAAGGAGTTGATCGAGGACCCAAGGAAAATGCTGTTATGGTAATCGTTTCTATCGAAAGTCCGTATTAATTTATTAACTCTCTTGTTTCGAATTTGGCGGtaaatttttatttattttgCTCGATAAAGGGGTCCGCCCTCAAGTCAGGATCAGTTAGTGACGTAAATGATTATGTATTTCGATTCCACTCGGTGATTGTGTATTAGATATCTTCTCAATGCCACGTTGTTAATTATATATTCTATATGAACTCTGTATCCAGATATCTAACTTTTGAAACAATGCAATCTTCCTTACTAGCTAGGTTGAATTTTATCATATCCCCCCAGAAGTAAGACAATTTTTCATTACAGAACCCCATGTAATCAAACACCTCTTCGTTGGGATCATCAGAGGAGGTCACTCTATTGCTTCCCTTATCTGGGACGTGCGCCTCAATTTTTGCTGATGCTGCCTCCAGTTGACCGCTCTGTAGTATGGCCCATACCGACCAGAACAACTGAGATGCAGCTCTCCATTTCAAAACAGAGTTGTACAGTTTGACAATAGAAGCTTCTCCCTTGGAATCACCGTGATGCAAGTGTGTCGAGTAGTGGTATAAAAAGTCCAAaactttttctttacttGGATACTGTTCACCATGGCACTTATAAGATTCGTCAATTTCATAGTCATGCATGCATTCAGTCAAAAAATTTGCAAGATCAAACTGGATAGCGTTGACCCCGGAATACTCGTAATCGATCAGATTAAGATTTGGAATATCATCATCCTTCGTTTTTGAATCCAACAGGATATTCCCCTGTTGAGCATCGTTATGGCAAAATTTCATTTGCTGGAAACTTTCGGcatcttcttccaaaagCCAGTTTTTATAATTTAGTACCGTCTTTTTGAATGTAGCCCAATCTCTACATAGCAAAATCTCAGTCACGTTCTGGTGATCCCTACTGTCTATCCATTCTCCTCCATTTATATTCTCAATGATCTCAATCCATTGGCCCAATTTATACCAACACATACCGTCACGATGGTGAGCAATTTCCTTATCTGTAATCGAAACCAAACAGTGTAACGCTTTAAATTTTTGAGCAAGAACTCGGTATACATTTTGCTGCACCATTTGCTTAGCAGACACACTTTTGAACCCTTCTAAGAAGTATTCCACTCTTCCGTTGTCAAAAACGTAAAGCACATTTACATATCCAACCACTGGAGGTACTCTCGTTATGTTATTAAACTCTTCAACTCTATCAACAAGCGATTCCAATTTTGCTCCAAATATCCGAACTAGGTAGCTTGTAGAAGTCCCAGAAGAATCCCGGATCGACAACTTGTAAATGACATTAGTCAATGCACCTTTCAGCTTGACAATTTCATAATTTTGACAATCATCAGTCAGGAGTGATACCAGATTATCTGGAGCATCTAGCGGTATTGTGACATGCAATCTCTTCatatcttcaacatttACTGTCTGAACAAGGGAAACTTCAGTAGCGACTATAAAATGTAAACAAACGCGGTTCTTATCCCATCGACGTCTAGAATACGGCAGAAACGACTTGAAAGAAAGATCGAGATCCTGTTACCCGTCTCTTCCTTCCTCTAATTTGACAAGAGTTTTCCTACAGTTTCCTTAGAAGTACTCGTCTCGAAAGAGATTATTCAAGTAAGGACGAAGACAAGCTTTTAGTAGCCGGCGCATTTGTGGTTCAAATACGCCAGGAACATGATGCTTTCAGATGTATGAGCTGCGAAGGCTCGTAACCACTACAGTCCTTCGTTTGTGACACTTCCTCAGTCGTTACCCGCCGTCTTTACATTCTTGGgccaaaaatttttgcTGCAAAAAAACTAAACTCCGGGTAATGATAATATCTCAAAAGGGAAAGCAGTATGTTGTtccctttgggaaaaaGATAAACATTGAATTAGAGGTTTTTCGCTTTCTCATATATGGATGTTCCTCTCAATTACTACAAGAAATCGATAGGAGGATTTTTTACTTGTACGTTTTTGGTTGAAACATTTGGATTATCCCTTACTTAACCACCTGTATTATTTCGCTCAACTATAAATCGTGGATAAGAACAACTGTCTCCTAGCAAGCCTTTGACCAGGTGAGATCAATTACAGAGGAGGGACTTTACTGCTAACTAGAATATAATAACTGTCGCTACAACAAAACAATCTCATTACAAGAGAACTATTAAAAGAGTGTCTCTGAGAAATCAACCACCATGGATACCCGAACTAGAAATAACACCTGGGTCATGAATCCAAGTGATCACCTTGACAAATTTGATtacaatttgaaaagtgAAGAAAACTTGATGGACAgccacaacaacaatatAGACGTGGACAATATCGATCCCTTCTTGGATTTAGATACGGAACTAAACAACTTTTACATGCCATTGGACGCCGAAGGCTCCGAAAATGGCTCCCCCGCTGATGATTTGGACAATTTCGATTCGTTGACTGCACTGCCAGCGAACGAGGCGATAAATTGGGATGACTTCGACTTTGACGTTTCTCCTACCGCTGATGCAATGCAGGGCCAAAATCTGGACAACTTAGGTGTAACTGAACTCGATAATACCAACTTAATGGTTGACGGGTCGATGACAACGTTGGAAACTCCTTTGCTACAAAAGCAGAAGGAGTTGAATGAGGCCTTACTGAGACAGCGAGAGGTGAATTCGAAGCTGGAACGAGAACTGAAGCAGACTCGTCTACAGCAGATgaaacttcaaaacaagTTGAGAGAGCAGGAAAACCTTGCCAGCAAACGGTTCGCCTTAGGAGATATCACGTCTTCGTCGCGGCTAAACCGAACACCTTCTGGGAAGGAGAATATTTTCGCTCAGGCGAAAAGTGCAAACTCGTCCCCAAGCAAGAAACAGCACACCTCCAAGTTGTCCTTCGTCTCTCCATCGTCGAATACAACGGTGTATGGCTCGCCAAAGAGAAGGACTTACCGAGCGAAAGCAATGATACTGAAtaaagatttggaaaacaaCAGGAGCGCCGCTAAggatcaaaaaattaaaattGATTTCGAGACCTCATTGGCGCCTACAGTTTTCAATAATAACGAGAATGCAAGCCTGTACTCGTCACCAACTCAAAGCAGAAGACCCTCGATTGCGTCTTCCCCTGTGCAACCAGACTCTAGTAATGTTTCGCCCGTCGTGCATGCGGATACAAGACGCAACAGTACCAAGAGAAATTCCATCACTTTCATCCCACTAAtaaacaacttcaacaagagaTCGCCTTCAGGAAGAAAGAGCTACACATTAAATAATCAAGACAGCCCTATCAGGATAAAAAGGCACGTAAGTAAGGGCAATACGAGAGACCTCCAACTGCCCCCACCTTTGGCGAATGAGAATATCAAGGGGACCAGTGCGTTCAGAGATTTGACAAAGGCCCCACAGTTGGCACCCCCCAACGAGTTTTCTAGTGTCATTATTGAGGACTCGCCAGTGTTGAGTCCAGACCAACCGGGAAATACCGAGCTGGAATGGGACCGGGAAAGCAAAGGAAGTTCCCAGGAACCTGAAAGTGTTTTCGTCATGTCGCAGACTTCTTCTCCTGTTTTGAAGTCGCAGGGCCATTTCGACGGAGAATCGCCAACCTTTGGTTATCACAGCAGAGATATCGACACTCTACTGCCGATCAGTCCCTTGAAGATTACTAGGAAACGAACCACTCTTCCTAGGGGGTCCATTGACCGCTACGTGAAGGAGCTACCAGACAAATCATTCGAATGCCTGTACCCAGAGTGCAAAAAgctgttcaaaagaaggtaCAACATACGATCTCATATACAAACGCACCTCGAGGACCGGCCGTACACTTGTGACTTCCCCGGCTGCACGAAAGCCTTTGTCAGAAATCACGACCTCGTAAGGCATAAAAAATCTCACTCCGAAAAAGCGTACGGTTGCCCTTGCGGAAAGATGTTCAACAGAGAAGATGCCATGATTGTTCACCGCAGCAGGATGATCTGTGTTGGTGGCAAGAAATACGAAAACGTGGTGATCAAGCGGTCACCGCGAAAGCGCGGCAGACCGAGAAGGGAGTCATTGACAAGCGATgagtttgatgatgaaaacCACTCAGTGGATGAAAACAACCGGGGCGCGACAGATATCACTCTGTTCTGATTCTCAGTTACTGGTTGAATTCAGTTTTGGGAGCAATATACATTCTTGGGGTAACATATATGATAATATCAAtaatattttctttttataaGCAATCATGTGATGGTAATCGATGCTAAGCGGAAAcaaattttctttcttaGTTAGTCCCGTTCCTGCAGCAATTGTATCACATGTGCGTCTTACTTCTCCTGTATTTCAATTTGGGGACTGTGTCATCCATCGCctgaaagaagaaaaaaaaagaagtcCTCTCGACGTTCTTTAGGATATCGGGAATATGATATTTCAATCATAACCTCGAGAGTAGATTGAAAAACAAATTGAGAAAAAGACGATGTCGAGACTCACGATACTAAGGCTTCTTATAACCCTTAAAGTACCGGCTGCTGTAACGGAATTCCGCTCTTCTGCAATACACggacacacacacaaaaaaggaaggaaatATGCAGCCAGTCACCGCTGCGGCGTTTCCGTTTGCAGTGCATATCATAGTGCCTTTCTTTGACCAGATGTAATGAATAACACGTTTTGCTGCATGAAAAGGTACTTCAAGGGTTATTCAATGGCATAGAGTGAGGAGATgagggaaagaaaatttttatcTCTGCAGCAGTAGTCAACGATGCGACGTCTGTTGCTCACATATATAAGATCCTTGAATGACCAGGCAATTGAACCATCCAGAGTGATGGATAATTACAAATCCTTTTTTGGATCATAAAACAGACGTAACAGACAGTAAGACAGTCAGAACGCTCTCTTTTATCATCCTCATCGGACAAATAATATAATATGGATCCCATCACGTTTTTGCTTTTCAAAAGAGATGACGACAGCGGTCCAGCGCCTGCCTGTGCCGATACTAACGAGTACGATGGTCGTTCCAATTTGAGAATCCTTTCCATCTTTATAATTCTGATCTCATCGGCGATGGGTTCGTTCTTCCCCATTCTGTCGTCAAAATACTCTTTCATCCGCTTGCCAGACTGGTGCTTCTTTTTAGCCAAGTTTTTCGGTTCCGGTGTTATCGTTGCTACCGCGTTTGTGCATCTGCTACAGCCAGCAAATGAAGCATTGACTGACGAGTGTTTAACTGGTACTTTCCAGAGTTATCCATGGGCGTTTGGTATCTGTTTGAtgtctctgtttcttctaTTTTTGATGGAACTGGTCAGTCATTATCTGATTGCCAAAACGTTTGGTCATGCCGCCCACGATCATTCTGACTTTGGGAACTTTGTTAGAAAGGACTCCAAAGAATTGATTGATGAGTCTGATAGCGAAAGCTTGCACAAGGGAAGTCTCAGATTTGAAGTCAACTCAAATTCTGCCCCGGAAGAAGACATCGAAGAAAACCCTCACACTATTTTAGGCAACTCGGATAAAATGGCGTCTATGCCTGGGAAGGGCCACTACGACCACGCGGTATTCCATCAGGACCCAGCTCAACTAGGAAGTCCCCTTGAGGAGCCGAACAAAGAAAAGTACGCCAACCAAATTATGGCGGTACTATTCTTGGAATTCGGTATCTTGTTCCATTCTGTCTTCATCGGTCTGTCGTTGGCAGTCGCTGGTGACGAATTTAAAACACTTTTCATTGTTCTGGTCTTCCACCAAATGTTCGAAGGTTTGGGTCTGGGTACTAGAATTGCAGAAACTAAATGGCCAGAAAACAGAAGATTGACACCATGGATGTTAGCACTAGGTTTCACGCTTACAACTCCTGTGGCGATCGCCATTGGGTTGGGTGTCAGACACTCCTTCATTCCAGGTTCCAGAAAAGCTCTTGTGTCGAATGGTGTGTTCGACTCGATCTCATCAGGGATTTTGATTTACACAGGTCTCGTTGAATTAATGGCACATGAATTCTTGTACTCGAACCAGTTCAACGGTGCCGACGGattcaagaagatgatcCTTGCGTACGTTATTATGTGTTTCGGTGTTGGTTTGATGGCATTGTTGGGTAAATGGGCTTGATGGGGTTTTCCCAGGGACAGTCCCGATATAATTTATTATTTTCACAATGTTCTTTTATTTGCATTGATAAATATTTCTCCGTTAACTTGCTGGGCATACTACTAAATATGATTTTATAGAAAAAGATAGATCCTGTTAGCGTAAGACTCGGTTGTTGATGTGGGCTAGGGTAAGACTAGGTAGTTATATAAGTTAGCTACTGTTAGTTATTATCTAAGTATATACTCTAGTCGACCCGTTAGGTTGTACCTTGCGATGATTATTAGTAATCAGTTATTCTTGGTTAATTCCCGTTGTATTCCTTGGTTCATATTCAGAGAAGCTTCAAGGCCTGAGACGATCCCGCATGGTTTGATTATATATGATTCGGAAGTGTCTGTAGAGTGCACTTATTGAGCAATTCCCTTACCCGAGTTCACAGTGTTCCGTGCTGTTGTATAATTGGTAGCCAGCCAGCTATATTCGGGGACTCCCACAAATTATCCTCACAGATCCAAAgtgattttttgaagtgaGACTGGTTATATACTTGTATTAGATCATGTACCTTCTTCCTAATAAAAAATGCCAAATATGCTTCGAACGCAATAGTGGTCATAGTAACTACTTTGGCTCACAATAACTTTTTCAACCCCCCCTACAAGTTGATTTCAGGACCCAGACATTGAAAAGGCGAAGGTGaatctgttcttctttcttgtATTTACATGGTATGTACGTTTCTCTTTAAATTTCGTGTTGGTGCGGATTAATTTATTCTACATAATACTTCACCTGGAAGTTTTTTCTGCACGGCTTCCCCAATCTCCATCACGTCTCCAGCGTTTCTCACCAGAATTAGTTCTCCAGGTTGCAAAGGTTTAACGTTCCTTATCGTCGTCCCCAAGTACAGTTTTTTCATCTCCTCACTATTCAAGTGTATCCTCACACTCGGCTTGGATATCAGTTGACATTTGCTCAGAACAGGCCTATTATCCCTATACTTCAGTCCAATCCAGAGCCGTCTCGTGGCAATATTGTCCGGTGTAACTTCAACATATTCCTTATCCGGACCCTTTGTCGACCCCTTTTGCAGAGACGACAAGAACCCTTGCTTGTATAAGTTGTATGCGAACTGTAATTGTAATTTAGTGTATGGGATTGAAGTCAACGACAACCTTACACGAGTGCAATTTTGTAGATGCGCACAAGTGTGTGCCAATGTGACCAAGGACATCGTTAACACCACAAAAAACCACTTGCCCGTTGATGTAACCTAACGTCGAGGTCTCAAGTGCGTTTGGACCTTCTTCAATAGGTTTCGCTTTTGCTTATGTCGTTTTCTCGAATGATAGGATagatattcttcaaaaaaaaaatcgcTATTTGTCGTTTTTTGTCAGGACTCAAGCAACAAGTTACAGGAGCAGAAAGGATTATGTAATGCAGGATTATCTACCTGCTACACAACATCCCATTGCGCAAGGCTGCTAATAATAAGAACGGAAGAATAATATGCAGAAGCTGTTGTCTAGCCATAGGCTTTACTATCCTGCTTCCGTTGCAAAAATGAGATCAATCAGTATGTGTCAGCTGCGTCCGGTAATTGCGCACACCTATAAGAGATCGTACAGTTCTCCGGCAAAAGAGACTGTTTCCAGTACAAAGAAGAGTGAGGAGGCTCCCggcttcaaaaaaatatttctCGCGGCATTACTCGGGACTGGGGTCTTTATCCTTGCAGTAGATTCTCTCGACAGAAATCAACCAAAGACAACGTATACTGCCGCCGAATACGAAACTGTGATGAAAGGGTTGAAGCGTAGAGTTACAATTTTTGAGCCAGGACAGGTCGATATCGAACTGTTATGTGGATTGGATGCAAAGCAAATTGCGGCAATTGTAAActcgaaaaagaaagatcAGTTGAAAGTGATTGATCCGTTAACGGTAGTTGAGTCCTTTAGAACTACCAAGGATGGAGTATATGAGGCGTTGCTGAACATCGAACGGGATAAAAACGGTGAAAAAGAGTATATATACCACTTACCGACTGGAATGCTGATATCTCTATTATCCAAGTACATCAAAGATAATTGCCAGGTTGGTGATACAATTATTATTCAAGCTTTCCCTCTATCAATGCAGGACGCTATCAAATTCGAGAATGaagtagcagtagtagGGAAAGTTTTTATTTCAAAGACCGAAAAGGATTCTGATATTTgtcaatattttgaaactgtcCACAAGACCCATATAGTTTAATTGTAGACAAGTGTGTGTAGCATAATAAACcatgtatatatatctCATCGGGGCTCTCTACAATGCCATCGCATGCCTCAATACATTTTTCTCATGcagaaagcaaaaaagcaaacaaacaaaacaatATAATGAAACAGCCGTATGGCACTACatttgacaagaaacaTTGAAGGGGACCATGTCTCATTCGGTGAGTGTTCTACCGTACTTGGTCAAATTTGCGCCAAAAACTCCTCATCAATTTGATGGATATATCAACGTGCACTCTTTTGATCTGGATCACACGTTGATCAGACCTAAGAGACCCAAAGCGACCTTTGGAAACGCGCCACACGATTGGAAGTTCATGGAATATGATACCGGACCAGCGATAAATAAACTGGTTGAGATATTAAAGGCTGACACACATGCATGCTTTGTGATATTCACAAATCAAGGTGGTGTATTGGCGGATCCATCAACCTCTAAGAGTTTCCTgaactttgaaaagaagatcTTGCTTATTCTGAAAGCAGTCGAGGCAGTTGACTCTGGGGAAGAATTTCTTAACAGACTGTGGATATATTCTTCTACGAAAAAACCCGCTGCATTATCTAAAAAGATACCAACTCTGAATTCGAAGCCCGGTAAGGTAAATAAACACAGTACTTCTGGAAAATCCAATTTGAAACCCCTAGCTGCATTGATTTTACTCTCTGAAAAGTTTGACGAGATGAGGAAACCAGCAACTGGTTTATTTGTTGAATGTAATAGAGATCTTAAAGAGATACTTAGCCCAACAGATGGCCCAGTGAACTGGAAATACTACTGTGGGGATGCTGCGGGGAGATCTACAGATTTCAGTGATTCTGACAAAATCTTCGCATTAAATACTGGAGTTTCATTCAAGGTACCTGAGGATATATTTAATAAAAAGTAAGTCTATAAAGACGTAAAAACAAACGTTTTTCATGGTTGTCGACGCTCttgtttatttttcagATAGTTCATTAATATAAGTGTGGATGTAATGAAAGCAGCAAACAAGGCAAAACCTTCAATAACGCGGAACGTATGAGCATAACATTCAACTCCAACTTTGCATATAGTATCAcctgctgctgtgtttAAAGTAAGGTCGCTTGCCAAAATAGTGGAAAACAACTTCACTGAGGGTAAACCTCCGGTTGTTATGATGCCCCACAAGGTACTGAAGCTCGATGTTCCGAATGTGTCCGCTACAATAGAAGGGAAAGTACCAAACATGATCCCGAAGGCAtatccaaaaaaaattgaggaaAAATACAGTTCTTGCAAATCAAAACCTGCACCATTTTGCTGTGCGATTGGTGGTGCCTCGGAAACTTTCATTGCACCAAATGCAAACAGGAGCGATGCACTAAAAATATTCCAAAGACGTTGAGAGTTATATCGTTTAACCAGCATATCGGATATTGGACCTGATGAGAGTCTACCTAAAAAAGATGCAAACGAAATCAGAGCAACATGCGATGCTTGTAGTTTTGTGGCGTTGAAGTTGGGCGGTAATTTATAACCCATAGAATTGATCTGTGCTTGCAGAATAAAACCAACGGAGTAAATATATGTTTGTCCGATTCCTTGCAAGGTAGCAACAATGATACAATATGCTATAAAGATCGGTGATTTGATACAATCCCACACCGGTTTATCCACTGAGCTTGAATATTTGTAATCTTcatttctttctgtttcctGATATTCCTGATCCAAGCTTTGCAGTTCAATAGACTGCTGCTCGAATGATGTAGATCTCCCTTCTCTAACGGTGgaataattttttcttgaaggaggcGTCTCAGCATGATAATGCAATTTTGTATTCGATCGGTACGTACTTAGGGAAAACAAACGCGCAATGGAAAACGTTCTTGAGATATTCTTTGTTAAAGAGTTGCCAATAGGCGATTGCCTATCTGTAATGACATTCAAATCAGACGGGGTCACCTCGATTCGATCACTTCCATCAGATTTGGTTGGGGATAACAACAAGCCAGTAGTCACTGTCCCAAGAACGGTATTCTCGTCTTCACCAGATTTAACGGAGCTTAATTGTCCAAGGTGCTTTCGGTTCCCAAATTCGAAGTCCCATATATTCAAGGTAAAGACCCCCCCAAAGATCATGGACGAGCATGCAACCAATAAAAATAAGAACGTGGCAGCTGTCTTATCCTTAAACAACCTAGAACAcaggaaagaaaacaacaagcCAGAGAGACCGTATAATGACACGGGGAATGCAGCTGCTGTGCCTCTTCTGTTTGGAAAGTTCGCAGTGCAAACCTTCATGGCCGCGTAGAAACCGGAAACAGATCCAAACCCCACCAACACAAGAGCGAAAGATACCAACAGAACTTTAGAGAGCATATACCTGTAACAGATGTACAGTATTAAGTATGCGAAGAATGTACAGACAGAACCGATCAGACATGATAACTTCGGGCTTATATCGACAACCATACCGGCGACTGCACCTAACAACGCACTCCCAATATTGATCGACAATGCAATGTTACTGCTTTGTTTGATCGGGATATTGCATCGAGATAGTAGCTGAGGCGCGTAATATGAGTACAAATAAGGAGTACCAGCTCCTAGTGCGACGATGTTACTTCCTATAAAGCTCTTCCACAAGAGTGATGGGGGTGGTGATCTCACCATCAATCGCTATCTTACTTTTATTTGTAGCCACACAGCTATAGAATAACAGTAAAAATATGCGGGAACACTTGTAATTGACTTTTACTGTGCCTCTTATTGTGTCATCATATAGGATTTTCCAATCACCCATTCTTTTAAATCTCTGAATTCGCatttgaaaataaaaactGTTATGCGCATCCTTTAAGATAGATATAGAGATGGAAATTTGGTATATTTAAATAGTTCAAAGAGTAAAAGACCCTCGACAGGTGACACTACTGTATGACCATCTACTCAGAGGATACTCTGGTACATATCCTTTTGGATTAAGTTTAGACCCGTATTAGCGAAGCGGTGTTCTAGTTCTTTCGAAGAATTcgaaaatggaaagtatATCTGCCTACAAAAGCGGTGCTATTGTGGAGCATGCTGATATATGGGATGACGTTAATTGTTTGTGGGGATACATTTATGAAGACCGAAAAGCTGAGAAGTGCTCTATACAATTCCATTCTTTATTACAACGAGCTCAGCGGACAAAAGATCCTCGACTGGTGAAATGCCTAATGTCACTAAATGCAGCAATGAAGAGTACCGACAATGAGCGAAAACTTTTACTGCGAACGTCCAAAGTAGGCCAAAAATTATACCTACCGATAAATATCCATAATGCAACACCAATTCCTCAAAACCCAGAGTCAAATTGTGTTTCCCTAGGAGCAGCAAACAATTTAAGCTTGAAATATCGATTTCTCAAAACTTTAACTGCCGATCCCAATTACGATGCTATACAACAGTCACCAGATATTCCAGATTGCTCTTTAGTGGCGTCACTTATTAACATTAGAAAGTCATCAATTAACCTACCCCCAATTGAACTACTTCCAACTATGCACTATAACATTAACTTACATTTCAACGGATCTGACGAGAGGTTGGTTTCTGTTGATCCGAAAAACATACCAACAACTGAGGACAGTTCCCAATTATCTTTAAGGAGTTCAAATATTGAGGATAAAATTGTGGAATTAGCGTATTTACAAGTCATAGGTGGAACATATATGGCAGAGGGTTCAAATGCTGCGATTGATACCTTCAGAATTACTGGTTTTCTACCAGAAGTGGTTGTTAGCACTAAATATGACTTCAAAACACTAAAGAATTTCTTTAACAGTGGGTCTTGCCTGATGGCAGTTGGCACTGGCAAAGAATCTGGGGCATTACGTGACACGTTGCTGGCCAACCATGACTACTGTATTGAATACATTGATACAGATAACAAAGAAATTTCATTACTAGATCCGTTGGATTCAGAACTCCGCATCAAAATATCTGCAGATGACTTTCGAAGGAAAATCCAACAGGTGTACATTA from Huiozyma naganishii CBS 8797 chromosome 1, complete genome encodes:
- the EKI1 gene encoding bifunctional choline kinase/ethanolamine kinase EKI1 (similar to Saccharomyces cerevisiae EKI1 (YDR147W) and CKI1 (YLR133W); ancestral locus Anc_8.328), encoding MKRLHVTIPLDAPDNLVSLLTDDCQNYEIVKLKGALTNVIYKLSIRDSSGTSTSYLVRIFGAKLESLVDRVEEFNNITRVPPVVGYVNVLYVFDNGRVEYFLEGFKSVSAKQMVQQNVYRVLAQKFKALHCLVSITDKEIAHHRDGMCWYKLGQWIEIIENINGGEWIDSRDHQNVTEILLCRDWATFKKTVLNYKNWLLEEDAESFQQMKFCHNDAQQGNILLDSKTKDDDIPNLNLIDYEYSGVNAIQFDLANFLTECMHDYEIDESYKCHGEQYPSKEKVLDFLYHYSTHLHHGDSKGEASIVKLYNSVLKWRAASQLFWSVWAILQSGQLEAASAKIEAHVPDKGSNRVTSSDDPNEEVFDYMGFCNEKLSYFWGDMIKFNLASKEDCIVSKVRYLDTEFI
- the SWI5 gene encoding DNA-binding transcription factor SWI5 (similar to Saccharomyces cerevisiae SWI5 (YDR146C) and ACE2 (YLR131C); ancestral locus Anc_8.326), yielding MDTRTRNNTWVMNPSDHLDKFDYNLKSEENLMDSHNNNIDVDNIDPFLDLDTELNNFYMPLDAEGSENGSPADDLDNFDSLTALPANEAINWDDFDFDVSPTADAMQGQNLDNLGVTELDNTNLMVDGSMTTLETPLLQKQKELNEALLRQREVNSKLERELKQTRLQQMKLQNKLREQENLASKRFALGDITSSSRLNRTPSGKENIFAQAKSANSSPSKKQHTSKLSFVSPSSNTTVYGSPKRRTYRAKAMILNKDLENNRSAAKDQKIKIDFETSLAPTVFNNNENASLYSSPTQSRRPSIASSPVQPDSSNVSPVVHADTRRNSTKRNSITFIPLINNFNKRSPSGRKSYTLNNQDSPIRIKRHVSKGNTRDLQLPPPLANENIKGTSAFRDLTKAPQLAPPNEFSSVIIEDSPVLSPDQPGNTELEWDRESKGSSQEPESVFVMSQTSSPVLKSQGHFDGESPTFGYHSRDIDTLLPISPLKITRKRTTLPRGSIDRYVKELPDKSFECLYPECKKLFKRRYNIRSHIQTHLEDRPYTCDFPGCTKAFVRNHDLVRHKKSHSEKAYGCPCGKMFNREDAMIVHRSRMICVGGKKYENVVIKRSPRKRGRPRRESLTSDEFDDENHSVDENNRGATDITLF
- the KNAG0A05180 gene encoding uncharacterized protein (similar to Saccharomyces cerevisiae ZRT2 (YLR130C); ancestral locus Anc_8.325); translated protein: MDPITFLLFKRDDDSGPAPACADTNEYDGRSNLRILSIFIILISSAMGSFFPILSSKYSFIRLPDWCFFLAKFFGSGVIVATAFVHLLQPANEALTDECLTGTFQSYPWAFGICLMSLFLLFLMELVSHYLIAKTFGHAAHDHSDFGNFVRKDSKELIDESDSESLHKGSLRFEVNSNSAPEEDIEENPHTILGNSDKMASMPGKGHYDHAVFHQDPAQLGSPLEEPNKEKYANQIMAVLFLEFGILFHSVFIGLSLAVAGDEFKTLFIVLVFHQMFEGLGLGTRIAETKWPENRRLTPWMLALGFTLTTPVAIAIGLGVRHSFIPGSRKALVSNGVFDSISSGILIYTGLVELMAHEFLYSNQFNGADGFKKMILAYVIMCFGVGLMALLGKWA
- the MRPS8 gene encoding mitochondrial 37S ribosomal protein uS8m MRPS8 (similar to Saccharomyces cerevisiae MRPS8 (YMR158W); ancestral locus Anc_2.357), producing the protein MSLVTLAHTCAHLQNCTRVRLSLTSIPYTKLQLQFAYNLYKQGFLSSLQKGSTKGPDKEYVEVTPDNIATRRLWIGLKYRDNRPVLSKCQLISKPSVRIHLNSEEMKKLYLGTTIRNVKPLQPGELILVRNAGDVMEIGEAVQKKLPGEVLCRIN
- the AIM36 gene encoding Aim36p (similar to Saccharomyces cerevisiae YMR157C; ancestral locus Anc_2.358), coding for MQKLLSSHRLYYPASVAKMRSISMCQLRPVIAHTYKRSYSSPAKETVSSTKKSEEAPGFKKIFLAALLGTGVFILAVDSLDRNQPKTTYTAAEYETVMKGLKRRVTIFEPGQVDIELLCGLDAKQIAAIVNSKKKDQLKVIDPLTVVESFRTTKDGVYEALLNIERDKNGEKEYIYHLPTGMLISLLSKYIKDNCQVGDTIIIQAFPLSMQDAIKFENEVAVVGKVFISKTEKDSDICQYFETVHKTHIV
- the TPP1 gene encoding polynucleotide 3'-phosphatase (similar to Saccharomyces cerevisiae TPP1 (YMR156C); ancestral locus Anc_2.360), which codes for MSHSVSVLPYLVKFAPKTPHQFDGYINVHSFDLDHTLIRPKRPKATFGNAPHDWKFMEYDTGPAINKLVEILKADTHACFVIFTNQGGVLADPSTSKSFLNFEKKILLILKAVEAVDSGEEFLNRLWIYSSTKKPAALSKKIPTLNSKPGKVNKHSTSGKSNLKPLAALILLSEKFDEMRKPATGLFVECNRDLKEILSPTDGPVNWKYYCGDAAGRSTDFSDSDKIFALNTGVSFKVPEDIFNKK